In Silene latifolia isolate original U9 population chromosome X, ASM4854445v1, whole genome shotgun sequence, the following proteins share a genomic window:
- the LOC141620207 gene encoding uncharacterized protein LOC141620207 — MNSKSVKCPVFDGTDYGWWKNRMMHFIQGTDYECWVIIENGPLAITTTNANGVSSVKAPKDYTSDDYRKAEKNSRAISLLQSGIGESEISRIAGCKTAKQIWDSLTLAHEGTVQVKKQRIDLLMQRYESFRMQDDESIKSMSSRFSNITNELSNLGRQFKTKDIVRKILRSLTKKWRQKVMAIEEARDLTTLTYEALMGSLMAHEITLDNDADEKPKAKGLALNDISSDNESDLEEEVASLSKRIAKIIRKQNKGKFESYKPEKSVSSSSSPRPKSRMGCFGCGDQDHQVRNCPKWEEARSKDRRKNSKQEYKREMIATVWGESDSEDDEPIKESKEKHCLKSTYKPRTQRKKCLMANSEASDNESDDEISLSNLKVQIRYLSKEKIIRFLDETLNTCYEQNRRLDAMQFEIETYQTVHDELTAENESLVNKIHDLTKELNEIKRVHVTSSTTYSEIHSKFDRLNVDDDALLDKNKKLLVKVRNLETDLSNARNVVAKWEGSGNLLNFLVNQSKNTNKLGLGYESRSDFKQHSSPHRTAWVPEQKVNIPPDCSKQNDSSIVGFNRPKPNERDFRKRKYVGLPEYIICKFCGKTGHVFNACSILSRSREHLLYSYRASIRAILNKTPYELLYGRKPNISHFRFFGSKNFVHNNGSNNLGKFDPRSEEAVFIGYSKESKAYKVYNKRTMCFEESVPIIFDETNVLNDELQDDDDFEIGFVDDDPP; from the exons atgaaTTCCAAATCTGTCAAATGTCCTGTCTTTGATGGCACGGACTATGGCTGGTGGAAAAATCGTATGATGCATTTCATACAAGGAACAGATTATGAATGTTGGGTAATCATCGAAAATGGTCCCCTCGCTATCACTACCACCAATGCTAATGGTGTGTCTAGTGTAAAAGCACCCAAGGACTACACATCTGATGATTACAGAAAGGCAGAGAAGAACTCTAGGGCCATATCACTCCTGCAATCCGGAATTGGCGAATCGGAAATTAGTCGTATTGCAGGATGTAAAACGGCCAAACAAATCTGGGATAGTCTAACACTAGCCCATGAGGGAACTGTGCAAGTAAAGAAACAACGTATTGATCTCTTAATGCAACGATACGAGTCCTTTAGAATGCAAGATGATGAGTCAATAAAGAGTATGTCTTCTCGTTTTTCAAACATAACTAACGAACTTTCAAATCTTGGTCGACAATTTAAAACTAAGGACATTGTCCGTAAAATTTTAAGAAGTCTTACCAAGAAATGGCGACAAAAGGTCATGGCCATTGAAGAGGCTAGGGATTTGACCACTCTCACCTATGAAGCTTTAATGGGATCTCTTATGGCACACGAAATAACTCTTGATAATGATGCCGATGAGAAACCCAAAGCTAAGGGACTAGCCTTGAATGACATCTCAAGTGATAATGAAAGTGATCTTGAGGAGGAAGTTGCCTCACTATCTAAACGAATTGCTAAAATAATTAGAAAGCAAAATAAAGGAAAGTTCGAAAGTTATAAGCCGGAAAAATCTGTTTCTTCGTCTTCTTCACCACGACCAAAGTCTAGAATGGGCTGTTTTGGATGTGGTGATCAAGATCACCAAGTTCGAAATTGTCCCAAATGGGAAGAGGCGAGATCTAAGGATAGACGTAAAAACTCTAAGCAAGAGTACAAACGTGAAATGATTGCTACAGTTTGGGGTGAGTCTGATTCAGAAGACGATGAACCCATCAAAGAATCAAAAGAAAAGCACTGTCTCAAATCTACTTACAAACCAAGGACACAACGTAAGAAGTGCCTCATGGCTAATTCTGAAGCATCGGATAACGAATCCGATGATGAGATAAGTCTCTCAAATCTTAAGGTTCAAATTAGATATTTATCAAAAGAAAAAATTATAAGATTTCTTGACGAGACTTTGAACACTTGTTATGAACAAAATAGACGTCTTGATGCTATGCAATTCGAAATAGAGA CCTACCAGACTGTTCATGATGAACTCACTGCTGAGAATGAATCCCTTGTTAACAAAATTCATGATTTAACTAAGGAACTGAACGAGATTAAAAGAGTACATGTTACTAGTTCAACCACTTATTCTGAAATTCATTCCAAATTTGATAGACTCAATGTTGATGATGACGCTCTCCTTGATAAGAATAAGAAACTACTTGTGAAAGTTAGGAATTTGGAGACCGATTTGAGTAATGCCCGAAATGTGGTTGCTAAATGGGAAGGTAGTGGTAATTTGCTAAACTTTCTGGTTAATCAATCTAAGAACACTAATAAACTTGGATTAGGTTATGAATCTCGTTCTGACTTCAAACAACACAGTTCACCACACCGTACTGCTTGGGTCCCAGAACAGAAAGTAAACATACCTCCGGACTGTTCAAAACAGAACGACTCTAGTATTGTTGGCTTTAATAGACCTAAACCCAACGAAAGAGACTTTCGCAAGCGTAAGTATGTGGGTCTACCTGAGTACATCATCTGCAAATTTTGTGGTAAAACAGGACATGTATTTAATGCTT GCTCAATTCTGAGCAGAAGCCGTGAACACTTGTTATATTCATATCGTGCTTCTATTAGAGCTATCCTTAATAAAACGCCTTATGAGCTTCTTTATGGGCGAAAGCCAAACATATCACATTTCCGCTTCTTTGGATCAAAAaattttgttcacaataatggctCAAATAATTTGGGAAAATTTGATCCAAGAAGCGAAGAGGCGGTTTTCATAGGATATTCAAAAGAAAGCAAGGcttataaagtttacaataagaGAACCATGTGCTTTGAAGAGAGTGTTCCTATAATCTTTGATGAAACTAATGTTCTTAATGATGAATTACAAGATGATGATGATTTCGAGATTGGATTTGTAGATGATGATCCCCCTTGA